A window of the Cicer arietinum cultivar CDC Frontier isolate Library 1 chromosome 6, Cicar.CDCFrontier_v2.0, whole genome shotgun sequence genome harbors these coding sequences:
- the LOC101507099 gene encoding uncharacterized protein At1g66480-like — MGNTMMGRSKKAKVMKLDGETFKLKIPARANDVVKDYPGHALLESQAVKHFGLRAKPLEPYQMLKPKKIYFLVELPKLQPEPLPRRVRSSGIRGMNAMERLDFLMLSKRSVSDLSLVKRNSSGVVHDGPSLVRDGSKRIKMRLPKAQLDRLMEESRDETEVAEKIVSLYMGNNDAVNGGGGGTTQAKIEVQHQRSRRKRVSFSPVEEGEIYEEAVPQ, encoded by the exons ATGGGAAACACCATGATGGGAAGAAGCAAAAAAGCAAAGGTAATGAAACTAGACGGCGAAACCTTCAAGCTAAAAATACCAGCTAGAGCAAACGACGTCGTTAAAGACTATCCCGGTCACGCTCTTCTGGAATCACAAGCAGTGAAACATTTTGGGCTACGGGCCAAACCACTTGAACCGTACCAGATGCTAAAGCccaagaaaatatattttttagttgagTTACCGAAACTTCAACCCGAACCACTACCAAGGAGGGTTCGATCCAGTGGTATACGTGGCATGAACGCTATGGAGAGGCTTGATTTCTTGATGCTATCGAAACGCTCCGTTTCGGACTTATCCCTCGTGAAGCGGAATTCGTCCGGTGTTGTTCATGATGGGCCTAGTCTTGTTCGTGATGGGTCCAAAAGGATTAAAATGAGGCTTCCTAAGGCCCAATTGGATAGATTGATGGAGGAGAGTCGTGACGAAACTGAGGTGGCGGAGAAGATTGTAAGTTTGTATATGGGGAATAATGATGCTGTCAACGGGGGTGGTGGTGGAACAACTCAAGCTAAAATTGAAGTTCAACATCAAAGGTCACGAAGG AAGCGAGTGAGTTTCAGCCCAGTGGAAGAAGGAGAAATTTATGAAGAAGCAGTTCCTCAATAA